The nucleotide window CAACTGAACCAAAAGGTTGATTTCCCTGGCTGTACATAATATAAGCACCAGCATGATCCGTCCTTATTTTCGATTTACTGTATCTATACTGACCTAACCATTCTGCACCTGCAGATTCTCCATCAGTAATGTATGATTCATAATAGGATTCCACATTTGAGTTTGATAAAACTGACCTGTTTTCTCCCAGTAAGTTGTAAGTGAATCCACTTACACATAGGAAATAAGGTACCAGAATCAGCAGTAAGATATAAAATCCTCTGTTTGGTGAAGAATTCTTAATTGAGAGTATATTACGAACACTTTTTCCAATACTTTTAAGATCCCAACCCTTACCCAAAGGATTCAAACTTTTAAGATCCCAACCCTTACCCAAAGGATTCAAACTTTTAAGATCCCAACCCTTACCCAAAGGATTCAAACTTTTAAGATCCCAACCCTTACCCAAAGGATTCAAACTTTTAAGATCCCAACCCTTTCTGAAAGGATCCGTACCCTTAATACCCTGGACATTTTCCTGATTTTTAAGTCTCCCCAGGAAATCTGCAAGGATAACTCCACCTAAAATAAAAAACAGGGATAAGAAAGTGGATGTTAACAGGTACAAACGATCCATGCTGTAACCTTTAGCAATGTGGGGGAGAATAACCATGGATAATAAAAGGATACTTGATATGAATGCCATGATGAAAAATTCAAAATCAATATTACGTTTGAATAAATTTTTTCCAGGATATCTGGTGAATATGATCTTTTTTCTGTGAACTAAAACAGCCAGAATACCAAGTCCGATGAATCCCAGGAGTAACCAGGTGAAAACAAATTCTATCTGTGCCGAAATTGCTTTATCCAGTATACCCTGCCCAACAAGAGCCTGTACCTGTGTTCCCCTGCTTTCGGATATGAAAAAATTGATGAATAAATCAGTCAGAGTGGTTTTGAAAAAACTAACTCCGGATCCAAATGCCTTCTGAGTAATCTGAGCGTACCATAAGAACATGATGGAAAAAAATAAAATTACCATATTAAGGGTGGTGATCCTTTCAACCGGGTGATCCTTTGATTTTTGGTGTGCGCCTTTTGGTAAGTATTTGGTTAATCCACTGGGCAAATATCTGCCCAAATTCACCGGTAAATATCTACTCAAACTCGCAGGTAAATATTTGCTTAAATTGATTGAATCAGTGGATAAGTAAGTAACCAGAAGGCTTAGAAAGAGAATAATAAAGAAGATGTAAGAGGTGGAGTAATGGGATAAGACACAGGATATGAGGAATACAATGAAAAGAAGTCTTTTTTTGGGTAAGGAAATTTTATCATTGAAGAAAACCATTACTGCCAGCATAACGAATAAAATGGCCAGGTTGGTCCGGGGGTTGGATTCTGCAGTGAAAAAACTCAACTGTGACATGAAGAAAAATGCTGCCAGGAATGAGTAATCCTTTTTAACATATTTATTTGAGATCAAATAGATTAATACCGGCGAAATAGAGAATAAAATAACGAATAAAAATTTAAATAACATTTCAGGAGCAATGTTCAGTATTTTCTGGTAGATGGCTGGTAACAAGGAGATGGTGATACAGGCATCAACTACTGTGGGGTTATCGCTGATCTTCCAGTAATTATTAATCAAAGTGTTTTGGAAAAGGTTGTACTCTAAGTGTATATCTGAACCCATGATGTGATGGGAACGTAAGCTCATTATGAGAAGGATTGAAAGTCCTATAAAAAATATTACCATGGGATAAAGTCTTTTAGGGAATTTATCCCGGAATAATATGATTAATGATACGAAGATCGCAATTGCTAAGAATAAAATCATCAATAGGATATTGTTACCTGTTTTTTCAAGTAAATAAACTCCCACAATACTAATTAACACTAAATAAAAACTGGATGTGATTATTGCCAATTCCAAGGTGTTAAAGGATAAACTGGGAATTCTGTAAGAACTATCCTTATGGCAGAAATAATTAGCCAGCGCTAGAGCTATTAAAATTGAATTAAAAAAGATCAACAACACATCAAGTGATAAAGCATTGGTATGTCCTGCAAAAAGGATTATGCTGTTAATTAATAGTCCCACCATGGTCACAAATGATAAACTTATTCCCCATGAGAGAACTATTTTTTCAGTTAAATTTAACCGGTCCAGATGGAGTAAATTAACTATTAACATTCCGGGTAAAACTGTCAGGAATATGAATCCGAAAATTTCCCTTAAGCCCGGTACATTGAAATATACCAATATATCGGTACAGAATATGAATAGTAAAATGACTGTTAAGAAATATTTACTGTTTAATCTTTTATTCAACATTAGGTAACCTTTTTTTAATAGAATTTATCATTTTTCGTGACCAATCAAACATGAACACATCTTTACGTTGATTGCATAACTTTACAACCTTTTCATGTGCTTCTGTATTCTGGAAAAATTCCAGAATTTTCAATTCCAGTTCCGGACTTCCAACTTCAAAGAGTAGTTCTTTATATATAAGAACTTCAGGTATGCCCCCTTTATCAGAACCGAAAACTGGGGTTTGGACAAAAAGTGCCTCAAAGATCACAATCCCAAATGCTTCAGACAGGGAGGGTACAATCATTAAATCGAATCCTCTGATATAAGGAAAAGGATTTTCTTGATACCCTGTAAAGATTACACTATCTTCCAGGTTCAAATCCGCAGTTAGTTCAATGAATCTTTCCTTATCCAGCCCTTCACCCACCAGGACCAGAGTTGCATCTGGTAAAACTTTTTTAACATTACTAAATGCTTTGATTAAATGGGAAACTCCTTTAGCCGCATACATTGCTCCCACATATCCAATCACATTTTTATCAGAATGTCTAACGATTTTGTAATCGGAAGTTAGGCTGGATAGCCTTGGTGTAATTCCATTATATATAACATCGATTTTGTCATCTTTTTCATAATTCACTCTCTTCAGGATATCATCACGGTTCTTTTTAGAAAGGAAAATTACATAATCTGATCTTTTCACTGCAATTTTTTCTATTAAATTGAGAAATTTAATAGTTAAAGTGAGTGCAATATTCCCTTTCCTGTGATCTGCTTTCAGATTTGAAACTGAATCTGCCCGGAAGCAAGTTATTAACCTGGTTTTACCGTTGAATAATTTAAATATGACCCCCATTAAGGATTCTAAAGGGGAAAATACAATAATGAAATCTATGTTGACTTTTTTATTGATAAATAACATTGTGGGAATGGTCTGGATGAAAAATGGTAAAAAATGGGGTGTTATATTTATTCCACGCACCCCATAATGAGTTAAGGATTCATGTTTAAGATTTGAAAATCCCCGGGGGGATATGTGGTGCACATACCATCCTTCTTCCAGGAATCCATTGATTAGGGTCATGTACCTGTCATAAGCACCACCCATACAGTTGTTTTCCTGATTTGTGATCTGTAAAGTTAAAACATTCATAAAATCGAGATCTCTTTATATAATTCTTCAATTTCAAGGGATAAACATTGCCAGTTGAACCTTTCTTTAACCAATTTCTGGCCATTTTTACTAAATTTATGGCTTAATTTATCATCAGATAAAATTTTAAGGATACATTGAGCTAAACCATTATGTGCTAAACTCTCATCTTGAGCTAAATTCTCATCACACACTAAATTCCCATCACGCACCAAATTCTTATCCTGAGCTAAATTTTCAGCACTAGCAATCAAACCAACATCTTCTATCCAGTCCAGTTTATCTCCTCTATCTGTGGTTACAATTGGAGTGCCACAGGCACAGGCTTCCAGGAAGGTTATTGGAAATCCAGAGAATGTGGGGGTTACAAAAACATCGGCATCCACATATGCTTCCAGTTTTTCCTGGTTGTAAAGAGGACCTTCCAATATGATTTTATCCATATTCCGGGTTAATTCCAGAAGATAATCACCAAACCCATCATCTGGACCCGCAATAACCAGCCAGGTCTCGGGATAACCATCCAGTATTTGGGGAAATACTTTAATCAGGTCATCGATCCCCTTGGTCTGGTTCAATCTTCCCAGGTACAGTACGATCTTTTCATCTTCACCTATTTTATGTTTTTTTCTAAATTTACCCCTGCAGGGTAAGTTTTTAAATTTTTCCAAGTTGATTCCATTTGGAATCAACCTTATTTTATCTATAGGAACTCCCAGTAGATTATACTCAGTAAGTTCGGTTTCATTTAGAGCAATAACACATGAAGCATCATTTAAAATATCATATCCCCATATTCTGTCGAATATTTTCTTTAGAAATGTTTTCTGTGTATGTTGCATAACTGATCCATGGGCCTGGATCAGGTAGGGAATACCGTGTTTTTTAGCATACCTGTGAACAATAACCGCTAAAAATGTTCGGTGTTCATGAATATGGATTACATCAAAGTTTTTAATTTCTCTCCGCGGTATTCCCCCCAGATTATAAGGATTTGCAATGTTGAATTTGGATTGTAATTTTTTAAACATGTTTTTAAAATAATATGTTTTGATTCCATCAATATTTTGAGGATTGTGGTTATCTCCTTTTATTTCAGGGCAACTATCAGTGGTGTAAACTGTGAGTTGATGTCCCCTGGAAACAAGTTCCACTGACAACTCATAAACAACCACCACCACACCTCCCCAATCCAGACAGGGATAGAAAGATGGGCAAACCTGTAATATGTTCATGAACTGCACTCCCAATTTTTAATTCCACAAACCCGATTTTTTATTTCAATACTCGCAACCAGAATTATTTCAGTAACCATAATTATTACATTAAAAATGACCTGGAGACATTTAACAAGCATTATAAGTCCATTATTAGTGAATAATCTCATAACCCAATAATTGAGGGAGGATCTCATAACCCTATTATTGAAGGATAGCTCCCTAAACCTATTGAGGGAGGGGATTGTGTCATGGATTGATACTTTAATCATTAATTGCCTCCAGATCTATTAAAACGATAATTCCATCTATCTAATGATAATCTCATATATTAAATGATTGTTTGAATCTATTTAGATGATTTCAAATCTATTTAGATGATAATTTCAATACATCTTCAAATTTATCAGTTATTTTATTCCAATCATTATTTCGGACCAGATTCAAGGCTTTTTGACCAATTTCTCGGGGATTGATCTGATTGGCAACATCCAGAATATTATCTGATTTTTCAGTGTAGATGATGCCGTTATCTTCGCCAAATTCAACCCGAATACCCGGTAGGTTCGTGGTGATGACTGGTTTGGCCATGGCCATGTATTCATAGACTTTGATGGGGACTATGTCCTGCATTATAATTTCATCAGGATGAGCGGGCAGTATACAGATATCAGCTGCTGCTATTAATTCTGGTATCTGATCATAGGGTTTTTTACCGGTTAAGATCAGTTTTTCGCCCAGATCATATTTTGATTTGATTTTTTCCAGGTCAGGATAGGCATCACCATCACCCACCACCATCAATTTGATTTTTTCATATTGGCCCTTACCCAGTTCTTCAGCCACTTCTTTCACACCGGCAAACTGGTATATCCAGCCCATGAAAAAGAGTAGCAGTTCATCATCTTTCACCCCGTATTTTTCCCGGATAAGGGAACCATCAATTTGAGGGTTAAATTTTTCCTGATCAATACCAGCATCTATGACCATGGTTCTGTCACTGCAGGCACCAAGAGAAACCGCAGCTTCTGATAATTTCTTGTTGATGGTTATAATCGTATCCGAATTTTTCATAACACCTTTATTAATCTGTTTTCCTATTAATTGCAGTGATTTTTCAGGTATTAAATTGAATAAAACATCAATAAGGTAATAAACAAATGGTATATTGTGTTTTTTAGCTATCCCTGCCGCGATATGGGTGTTAATCAGACCAAATCCAATTATAACATCTGGTTTAAATTCTTTTACCTGGTGGTTAATCTCTTTCCAATTGGTCCAGGCCCATGATAAATAATTTAAAACAGGAATTTTAATAAAACCGGGCCGTATAACCTGAACACTGGCCTGATCATGGATTTTGTGAACGTTTTTAAAAACTATCCTCTTTGAAATTAACCCCTGGTTTCTAGTATCTCTCCAGTTGATATCATAATCAATAACCCTTATTTCATGGTTTCTTAATGATAAACGTTCCATGAGGTGGTGCTGCTGGTGGGGGTTCCTTTCGATCCAGTTGGATTCCTGTACAACGAGTATTTTCATAAAAATCAGAATTCTACGCTTTTATTGATATTTTCCCAGTTTTCTTCAAACCAGTAATGAGTTTTCTTCAAACCCTCTTTGAAGCTAGTTTTTGGATGGTAGTTCAGAATTTTTCTGGCTTTTTCAATGGAGGATAAAAGTCGGGTCTTGGCATCCCAGTCCCTGCGGGCAACATAAGCGATTCCTTCCGGGTTTCCAGTTAATTCATTCACCATGTGAGCCATGCCTATAACCGGTGTTTCCTCTCCAGAACCCAGGTTTATGGCTTCCCCAATGGCCTCTTCAACTATTCCCATGCTCATCAGTCCATTTACAATATCATCCACGTAGGTCCAGTCACGGGTCTCAGAACCATCCCCTGTTATTGGTAAGGTCTGGTGGGTCATGGCCCAGTACATGAAGTTGGGAATGACATTCCGGTATTTTCCAGGAACCTCCCCCGGACCAAAAACATTGAAAAAACGTGCATTGACAATGGGTAAGTCGTATAAATTGTGGAAATAATTAGTGTAAAGCTCTCCCAGGAGTTTGGTTACCTGGTAGGGGGTGTGTAGGCTGATTGATATATCTGGCTCTTTAAAGGGCATTTTAGAATCTAAACCATAAACTCCACAGCCAGAAGATGAGTAAACAAAACGTTCCACATCCACCATATGGGAGTATTCTAATACTTTCAGAACACCCATCCCATTGACCATCAGGTCATGTTCGGGGTTATCCACTGAGTTCTGATTGGCAAAATGTGCAGCCAGGTGAAAAACAAAGTCGGGTTTTTCCTTGAAAACTCTTTTTAAGATTTTATCATCCAGGATATCTCCTTTAACGAAATTTACGTTTTCTGCGTCTGGAATGTTCCATGGGTAGGATGAGTCAAGGTTATCCAGTATGATGATCTTACCGGTATAGGAGGATAGTTTCCGGACCAGGTTACTCCCAACACAACCTGCTCCACCGGTTACCAGAACTGTTTTGTCACTGTAATTTGAGTAATCCATTAAATAATCTCCTTCAGTTTTCAAGCTAAAAACAACTTAATTGTCCAGCCTATAAAACCATCGCATCCATTGGACTGTTTTTTGAATTCCCTCTCCCGGGTCCACCTTAGGATCATGCTTTAGGTCCTTTATTGCTTTGGAAAAGTCCATGGTTTTTACATGGGTTGTGAAATCTTCTGCTTCTTCATAGTTAACCAGGGAATCATCCACTCCAACAGTATTTAAAACCAGATCTGAGTAGTCTTTAATATCATTTTCCCATTCTGTCCTGCCACCCACATTGTAAACCTCCCCTGGAATGAAGTTTTCTGTGATATTGGCCAGGGTGACTGCAGTATCACCCACATAGTCAATGATACGTTTATGGCCTTTATAAACAGTGTATGGTTCGTTGTGAAGGGCTTTGTAAATAAATATGGGGATGAATCCCTTGTAGGGTGAATATTCTTCATATGGACCGTAACAATTAACCGGGCGTACCCGGACTGTTTCTGTTTGGTGCATGGTTGCGGAGTTCATACACATGAGTTCACCAGCCCACTTGGTTATGGCATAATCATTCATCTGGTAGGTGTCCTGGAGGGGGTTTTTAACCATGACATCTTCACTCATAATGCCCTCAAAGTCTCCGTATACTTCCGCTGATGAGAAGAATACCATGCGAAAGCCCAGTTTTTCCTGTAATCGGATGAGGTTTTTGGTTCCAATAACATTGGTCTGCCAGAGGTTTTCATAGTAATCTTCACCATTCCAGCGACCGTATTCTGCTGCAAGGTGGTAAACGTAGTCGTATTCTTCACTGAACAGGTTTTCAAGTTGCCGGTAGCTACGCACATCACATCGCTGGTAATTTTCCCTATTTTTATGGAGTAGATCTGCTACCAGTACCTCATGTCCCCTTCTTTCAAGTTCATGTGAGAGGTTGGTACCAATGAACCCTGTTCCACCAGTTACTAAAATTTTATATGTTTCCATTTTTCTCCGCCTTTAACACGTATTTTTTTGTTACTGAAATTCTTAACATTTATCACTGAATTTCACAATGAACTGGAACCCCAATTTGAATTTAACCAACCACCAATGGTGAAACCCAATTGAATTTAACCAACCATTGGGCGAACCCAAAAATCACTGGATGAACTTAATCATCACTGGATAAACCCAAAAATCACAGGTGTGGGCTCACAGATAGGGACTCAATTTCCAAATAATTGAAAGACATTGTAGTTTAAACTCCCGTGATTTGAAATTCATCCCAAGATGATCTTAATCCCAAGATGATCTTAAAACTCCATTCAGAGTGATCTTAACTCCACCAAAGATGATGGAAACTCCATTCATATCGTAACTCCATCAAAGATGGTCGGAAATGGTTATAAATGGAGGTGGAAATTGTAAAACAGAGAAATAGACATATAATCCTTTTAAAATGCATTATAGGAAGATGTGTTTTTTTGGAAGTGAACTGTTCTTTTTCAGCTGAAAGTGGGATTGATTATACTTCTAGATTAATTCTCATCCACCACTATCTGTAAAAGCATGCATCCAATAAGTGCATCCAAGTGCTCTGTGTTACTTTAGTTTCATTTGTAACCTTTTTATTGTTCTTTTGATATTTTCTATGGTTCAATTGAGGTTAAACTCCCTTGAATTCACTTTTTTGTTACCTCTTTGTGGTGAATATTAACACCAGATAAGTTACTTTTTAATAACCATTTGATCCATATCAGACGTGATCTGCATTGGATTAGATGATTATCAAAAAACACGTGATTTTTCTAATAACTTTGGTTTCCCTGCATACATATTCATACGTTTAGTAATATGAATATGATTCTTTTCTTTCATGAATCATTGTAGTAGTATGCTAAATATATATTTTATTAAAAAAATTTATTGCATAACAATTCTTTCAGTAAAAAATGTATATTTATAATATCCAAATACTGGATAGATTAATAGAATAACGGGGCCCACACACAAGTTAACAGAAATCTCCCACCCAAACTGACAGAAATAATATTGAAATCTTCGATCTTCACCTGAAATGAGAATAGAGTATGGTGGATGTATAACTCCCTGAGGTTCATGAAATAGTTAATGGCACAGATTATGTGATATACCCAACAGTATTTGGCCATTGCTCCCCACAGCATTCAGGATCCATTAAGATCCAGTGAAGCAAACTGTGCAGTAACCTTGAGCTGCTCATGGCTGCAAAAGGAATGTGAAGTTTCGTAATGTAAGTTTTGTAATGAATAGATCCAATATCAAAGTTGATCCAATAAATAAAAAAATAGTAGAAAAAATTTAGAACAAAAAAAACAGGAAGGTTTGAAAATTTCCAATTCCACAAGCACTCTTAATGAATCACAACAGCCATAATGAATCACAAAGCATTTTTAATGAATTAATTAAAAATTTCAGACCTTAACTCCACTCTTTCTAGAAAAAAATCTTGAAAAAATTTAGTAGACCTGTTTCCATGGGACCCTGTGGGAAATTCCGGTTTTATCCTGATAGTACTGGTAATTTTCAAGATACCAATCATAGTTTCTTATTAAGCCTGTTTATTGGAATATTTTGGTTTAAATTCCAGCACTTTTTCTGCTTTTTCAATGGATACAAATGAATCTTCTGGTGCAGTTTCATAAACCCATTTGTATAATGGTGAAAGTTTGAAAAATTCAAGTAGACATAACACCAGTATAAGTGGCTTTGCGGGTGTGGTTATAATCCTTTTACCAAAACCTGCATAGCTTAGTATTTCTCCAAAATCTTCTTTCATGGTGGTGTATTCTCTGGCCCCAATATTGAATGTATCATTAACAATAGTTTTATCCTTGGATGCACACAGATAAATTGCATCACAGAGGTCTTCAACATCCAGAAGTTGATACTTGTTTTTCCTATTACCCACAATGGGGACGTTTTTCTTGCTTTTAATCCAGTCATAATAAATTGCAAAAACACCAAGTCTTTCGGGTCCAATAAAAGATTTGGGTCGGATAATGGGAATGCACATACCATTTTCACGGTATTTTTCACATACTTTTTTTGCATCTATTTTAGCAGTACCATATGGTCCCACCCCTTCCAGCTTATCAGATTCATATAATGGATGATGATCTGGAATACCGTAAACTGCAGTTGAAGAAATGTGTATAATTCGCTCCACATTATTTACTTCTGCAGCTTTCAAAACATTCCCCGTACCTTCTACATCCGTAGCATAAATAACTTCTTCTTTATACAGAGGTAATGCAGCAGCACAATGCACAATAATATCCACATCTTCACAAGCAGTTTCTAAATCACCTAAATTCCTTATGTCACCATTTACCACTTGAACTTCATCAACCATGTCCTCATAATCAAAGGATACTATATCATAAATAACAACTTTATGTCCTCTTTTTACCAGGTATCGTGTTAGGTTGATACCTAAAAATCCAGAACCCCCCGTAATAAGAAATTTTTGTCTTTTTACAGATTCCATGTTGTTGTTCTCCATTTATATATGTATTCCTGAGTGTAATTTACTCATCATTACGGTACTGCAATATTATATCCTGTTCTTAGCTGTTTTTTGTTATCATCACCAATATAGTTATTACTAACAATGGTTGATCAGATAAGTTTGTAATACTTATAAGATAGTAAATATTATATGTTGTGGAGTAATATCAATTTTTATATTAAATTGTAATAGGGGAGGTGGTTTACAAAAATGAGGTGGATTACTGGGGGATAAATTAGAATATTTTACTGATTTTTTCCTGATTTCCACATACAAAGAAAATTAAGGAAATATATAATTTTTAGATGTAGAAAATACTGGTTTTTTTAGTTTTGAAGCCTGAAAATTAACTCAATTTTTTAATTCTTAGTTAAAAAACTATAAAAAAAAAGATTTGATCCAAAAAAAGGGAGAAAAAATGATTATGAAATTCTTTAAGAAAAATCACAAATGGGGGGAGGGGAAAAATAGTCAGAAAGCTGTGAAAACTGTGTCTTTACTTATTTTAGCTTTAGTTTTTACTTTAGTTCTTTCTGGCGCTGTTTCGGCTGAGAACGTACCTCTGAACACCACCCACAACGGCACAGTCTCCGGCGATCTCTATGTTAATGCCACCCAACCTGTACCATTCGCTGATCAACCATCCGGCGCAACTTCGCGAGAATTCAACCAGACATACAACCTTCCCACCAACAGTTCCCAGAATGGGACTGATATCCAGTGGGCTGAAATATACGTTAATATCTACAGTGGTAGTGGAAGTAACAACTGGCCAGTAAACGCCACAATAATGTTAGATGGAAATGGAGACGGAGTATACGAAACCACACTGGGCAACGAACTACTAACCAGCACCAACTACTCAACAGACGGAACCATCTACTGGATAAACGACCACTGCTTCCGAGTCTACAGCGACTACCAACTATGGTACGACGTAACCGGACTGATAAACTGTACCAATCCATCAATCTACGTCAAAACAGAACAGGTAGGAACTGACACCTTTGACGGGCGACTCAAAATGATCACCCTCATCGCAGCCTACAACGACGGAGACCAAGACAAAGTACACTACTGGGTAAACGACGGACAGGACTGGATAAACACCGGCGAAACCAGCCAAACAACATTCAACACCAGCACAGTCAATGCCAATATAGCCAATGCCACACTACAAACTGTCGCACTCTCCAGTAAAGATGGTAGCTACAATTTCAACGGCGAAACACACAACGGAACGGACCCCGTGGCACCCATTAACTACTTCGTAACCCACAGTTGGGATGTAACAGCCAATGTCACACGTGAAAACAGCAGCACACTAAGTTTCACTGCTGCCAGCGGATCATTGAAGAACGTTCTTGCTACTCTAACTATTCGGGAAAAATATACTGAACCTCCAGTAGCCAATTTCACTATTAACAATACTAGTGGCTATGAACCCCTAACCATACATTTCACAGATAACTCAACTGGAATAATAAGCAGTTGGGCCTGGGACTTCAACAATGATGGTGTGACCGATAGTAACGTGCAAAATCCAACTTACACCTTCACCATTCCCGGAACATATACCGTGAAACTCACCCTAACCGGACCAGGTGGAACAGTATCCGAAACCAAAACCAACTACATCGCAGTCATACCACACAACTACTCAACTTATTTAGGAGGAACCGGAACTGAAAACGGACAGGGTATTGCAGTGGACAGTGCAGGAAATATTTATATTGTAGGATACACCGAGTCTGCTGATTTCCCTACCACCCCGGGAGCATATCAAAACTCTAACGCAGGGGGACGTGATGCCTTTTTAGCTAAATTTAACAGCAGCGGAAACCTGATTTACAGCACCTACCTCGGAGGAACTGGAATTGATTATGGATATGGTATTGCGGTGGATAACATAGGAAACGCCTACATCACAGGATATACAAATGGGAACTTCCCCATCACTAGTGATTCACATCAAATAACTTATGGTGGTGGGAGTTATGATGCTTTTTTGGCTAAATTTAACAGCAATGGAACTCTAATTTACAGCACCTACCTCGGAGGAACAGGTACTGATTATGGATATGGTATTGCTGCAGATAATAATGGAAACTGTTACATCACAGGATCCACAGGATCCACCAACTTCCCCACAACCTCAGGAGCATACCAAATAACCAAAGCTAGTAGTGGCACAGGTAATGATGCTTTTGTATCCAAGTTTAATAGTAGTGGAGTCCTGGTATACAGCACCTACCTCGGAGGGACCAGCACAGACACTGGACGTGGTATTACGGTGGATAACTCTGGCAATGCCCATATAACAGGAACCACTTCTTCAACGAACTTCCCCACCACCACTGGAGCATACCAAAGCAGCAGAGCAGGCAGTTCTGGCTCTGATGTTTTTGTAACCAAGTTAAATCCTAACGGAAATGGTTTAGTGTACAGCACCTACCTCGGAGGAACCAGTAGTGATCAAGGTTATAGTATTGTAGCAGATAACGCAGGAAATGCCTATGTAACAGGAACCACTTCTTCAACGAACTTCCCCACCACCACCGGAACATACCAACCAAGTTTTGGAGGTGGTAGTAATGATGTTTTTGTAACGAAGCTGAATCCTACCGGAACTGATCTGTTGTACAGCACCTACCTCGGAGGAACGGGATCTGGATACGGATATGGTATTGCAGTGGATAACTCTGGCAATGCCTACATCACAGGATACACAGATAGTATCCCCACCACCACAGGAGCATACCAAACAAGGTTCATGGGTGGTTTCCAGGATCCTTTTATTTCAAAGTTGAATACTAACGGAACTGTTCTAGTTTACAGCACCTATTACGGTACATTGGGTATAGAACAAGGGAATAGTATAGCTGTAGATAATCAAGGAAATGCCTACATTACGGGACAGACTGGTACTTATATATTTCCAACAACACCAGGAGCATATCAAACAACACCAGGAGGATATGAACCATCTACAGGTGCCAGTCAGGACGGATTTATGGTAAAACTTGATATAAGGTCCCCTGTAGCCGA belongs to uncultured Methanobacterium sp. and includes:
- a CDS encoding NAD-dependent epimerase/dehydratase family protein — encoded protein: MDYSNYSDKTVLVTGGAGCVGSNLVRKLSSYTGKIIILDNLDSSYPWNIPDAENVNFVKGDILDDKILKRVFKEKPDFVFHLAAHFANQNSVDNPEHDLMVNGMGVLKVLEYSHMVDVERFVYSSSGCGVYGLDSKMPFKEPDISISLHTPYQVTKLLGELYTNYFHNLYDLPIVNARFFNVFGPGEVPGKYRNVIPNFMYWAMTHQTLPITGDGSETRDWTYVDDIVNGLMSMGIVEEAIGEAINLGSGEETPVIGMAHMVNELTGNPEGIAYVARRDWDAKTRLLSSIEKARKILNYHPKTSFKEGLKKTHYWFEENWENINKSVEF
- a CDS encoding NAD(P)-dependent oxidoreductase, with amino-acid sequence METYKILVTGGTGFIGTNLSHELERRGHEVLVADLLHKNRENYQRCDVRSYRQLENLFSEEYDYVYHLAAEYGRWNGEDYYENLWQTNVIGTKNLIRLQEKLGFRMVFFSSAEVYGDFEGIMSEDVMVKNPLQDTYQMNDYAITKWAGELMCMNSATMHQTETVRVRPVNCYGPYEEYSPYKGFIPIFIYKALHNEPYTVYKGHKRIIDYVGDTAVTLANITENFIPGEVYNVGGRTEWENDIKDYSDLVLNTVGVDDSLVNYEEAEDFTTHVKTMDFSKAIKDLKHDPKVDPGEGIQKTVQWMRWFYRLDN
- a CDS encoding NAD-dependent epimerase/dehydratase family protein; its protein translation is MESVKRQKFLITGGSGFLGINLTRYLVKRGHKVVIYDIVSFDYEDMVDEVQVVNGDIRNLGDLETACEDVDIIVHCAAALPLYKEEVIYATDVEGTGNVLKAAEVNNVERIIHISSTAVYGIPDHHPLYESDKLEGVGPYGTAKIDAKKVCEKYRENGMCIPIIRPKSFIGPERLGVFAIYYDWIKSKKNVPIVGNRKNKYQLLDVEDLCDAIYLCASKDKTIVNDTFNIGAREYTTMKEDFGEILSYAGFGKRIITTPAKPLILVLCLLEFFKLSPLYKWVYETAPEDSFVSIEKAEKVLEFKPKYSNKQA